In Nostoc edaphicum CCNP1411, the sequence GGATATCAAGCTACCCAACACTTAATAGGTACGATAAACATTTCAATTGAGAATAATAAAGCAACAGCTACCTCTTATCTCCATGCGACTCATAAACGTTCAGAAACCAGCATTGATGTCGCTAATGGCACTTATGAAGATAAACTCATCAAAACAAATGGGCGTTGGAAAATTCGTAATCGTACTCTCAAACTTATCGATTTCTTGAATCTCAGTTCCCCAACTACTGCTTCCTCAAGCACTAATGCCCGAAGCACTAATTCTTCTGCTACCTTTGTCAGACCAAATATACCTCGTTTAAAAGAATAATTCTTCAGGACAGAATGGGATTAATACGGGTTGCATAAGTCTTCTTTACCTCCTTAATAACATAGAAAAAGGGGTGAATATTTAAATTCACCCCTTTTTTCTTTGCTACTTGATTGAAACATAGTGCAAGGTCAAATTCAGTTTGATTTCAATAATTGGAAGCTTTGACAAACTTTTGCAGTTAGCCTTGATTCTGTTTAATGTATGAATAGAGAAGTTCGCGATCGCTCTGCGGATTTACAATTAAGCATGGACTATTCCCGTGATTTCCATTACTTACAAGAACAACAGTAATACCTATCCGGGGGCAAACCCCTAAGCAACTGGTGCTAACCACCCGAAAATCACCCCATAAGCCCTCAAATTTTAAACGAGACTTCAACCAATTCTCTAAGTCTTCGGAAGCCGTTGAGCCTGACTGCTCGTTTGCACATTGTGAACATACAAGCACCAAACCAGACTCCCATCGGGGAGAAACAGTTGGAATGGAAGTTTCTAATGGGCGAGAGTTTATTACAGGCGATGGTTGCTGAGAATTAGATGAAAACTCCTTGAAGATACGTCGGAGTAATACTTTAATACGCTGGATCAATTTTTTCATGTACGACCACCTATTTCTCTGACAGGATAGTGTAAATTTCCTGTTTAGTCTGTTCTAGTAGATCGTCCAAAAAATGCTAACCTATGCCAAGCAGACATGATATTACTATCTTTAATTGCAACTCAGTATTACAATCTAGGGGTTCCCACTCGCTGGGGAAACTATATGGAATCAAAACATGACTAAGCTGATCGAATACGAAGAAGCCAGCGACGAAGTACGTGCAGTGTATGATGACATCCGCGTTACACGTCAAAATGACTACATCAATAACTTCTGGAAAGCCATAGCCAACCATCCCCCCACTTTACAACGAACGTGGCAAACGCTAAAGGAAGTGATGAGCAGTCCTGGTGAGATTGATCCACTAATGCGCGAACTGATTTATATCGCCGTGAGTGCAACCAATGGCTGTGAGTACTGCATCGCCTCGCACACAGCGGCGGCGCGTGCCAAGGGTATGAATGATACTATGTTTGGGGAACTAATGGCGATCGCAGCCACAGCCAACATGACCAATCGCCTCGCCAACGGCTATCAGATTCCAATAGACGAGAAATTCAAGACGTAGCAGTACCGCCTTGTCTATCCCTGCTTCAAAATAAGGTTTAGCAGAATTATTCACTATGCCCAAGGTTCAGATTAACGGGATTGATTTGTTCTACGACATTAAGGGAACAGGTGAGCCTTTGCTATTAATAGCTGGCTTTCTTTGTGATCATGCTTATTGGTCGCTGATTATGCCATCGCTGGTTTCGCAGTATCAAGTCATTCGCTTGGATAACCGAGGTATGGGGAGAAGTTCTGCTCCCGAAAGTCCCTATAGTTTGAAACAGATGGCTGGTGACGTTGCAACATTGCTTGACCACATCGGAATTAATCAGGTGCATCTAGCTGGTCATTCAATGGGTAGTCAGATAGCCCAAGAACTAGTGTTAGCGCACCCTGAAAAGGTAAAAAGTCTGATGCTACTTTCATCTTTGGCAAAAGGTGATGCATTATTCAACAGCATCATCGAGACTTGGGGCGATCTTCCTAATAATGTAGACTTAAAACTTTATGAAAAAGTCGTATTGCCCTGGATATTTACAGATGCGTTTTACTCGATTCCTGGAATGATCGAAGGTCTGATTGAATTTGCCATCAGATATCCTTTTCCACCTGCAACTCATTCACTCTATCATCACAGCCAAGCCATCCTTGGTAGTGACACAACAAATCTTCTCCAACAAATTCATTGTCCTACCTTAGTTCTAGTTGGGAAACAAGATATTCTCACTCCACTAAAGTTTTCTCAGCAACTTGCTCAAGGAATTCCCAATGCTGAACTTGTAGTCATCGAACGTGGTGGTCATGGCTTCTTGATTGAGTCGCCGGATGCTGTGGTTTCAGCCATGCTCAACTTTCTGGGGAAGTTGAAGCCCGCTTATAGCAATTTTGGATTTTAGATTTTGGATTTTAGATTACTTGCTAAAACCCTGTTTCGAGAATCCCAAATAATATTAACTATCTTAAATTTGATATTCTGCTCAATTCGTCGATTTTAACTTTACAGATTATTACTATTTAACTAGCTGACGTAATTTTTTAAATAAAATATTTACCAGACTTAATGTTAGTATAAATATAATTTAATGTCTGATGATACCTCTTACTGTTGGCGATCCGATTCCGTGGTTCATTCTTCCCTCAACCTCAAATCCAACCTTTCACTTTAATTCTGTTGGCGGATACCGTAGTATTTTGTTTTTTTTCGGAAGTTCTAAAAACAACTATATTCGGAAGATTATTGATGATTTTTCTAACCAGCAGCAGCAGTTAGCTACGTATCAAGTGCCATTCTTTGGTGTGAGCATAGACACAGATGACACTTTTCTGGCAGAGTTAATACAGAATAAAACTTATTTTAAATTTCTTTGGGATTTTGAACGGAAAGTTAGTTTCCAATACGGTGTTTGTCAACCAAATAAGCAGGCAAATAACGAACTACAATACAGACCAACAATTTTTGTTTTGGATGAAAATCTACGAGTTATACAGGTTTTGCCAATCTTAGCTACTACTCAACCTTGTGAGCAAGTATTTGAGTTTATCAAAAGCTTACCGGCAATCTCACAAAATATTCCAGCCGCAAGACAAGCACCTGTTTTATTCATACCAAATGTGCTGAATCAAAGCTTTTGCCAACATTTAATTGATTTGTACGAGGCAGATGGTGGTGAAGATTCTGGCTTCATGCGACAAATCGACGGTAAAACAGTTGGAGTTTATGACTATGAATTTAAAAAACGCCGAGATTATTTAATTTCTGATCCTCAACTATTGAAGCAAATCAATGAACTGATGATGCGACGGGTTAAACCAGAAATAGAGAAAGCGTTCCAGTTTAGTATCACTCGCTTTGAACGGTACTTGGTATCCTGCTACGAAGCAACTGATAAAGGCTTCTTTAATCGTCATCGCGATAATACTACCACAGGTACGGTACACCGAAGATTTGCTATGTCACTGAATCTCAATACTGGCGCTTACGAAGGCGGAGAACTACGATTTCCAGAGTATGGACTCCAGCTTTATAGTCCCAATGCGGGAGAAGCAGTGATTTTTTCTTGCTCTCTACTGCATGAAGCTACTCCTGTAACAAGTGGACGGCGTTTTGTTCTTCTGTCGTTCTTTTACAATGACCAAGATGCCCGATTAAGGGAAGAAAATAGCAAGTATGTTGTACTCGATAATACTAATAGTGATTAGCTAAACTTTCTAATTAAGAGATTTGACCAAATCCACCGCCGCCAGGAGTTTCTATTATAAAAACATCTCCAGTTTTCATCTCTACTGTTGCTGTGCTGTCTAAATTTTCTTCGATTCCATTCTGACGTTGTATCCAGTTGCATCCTACTTTTCCTGCTTCCCCACCATTTAATCCAAAGGGAGGAATCAGCCGATGCCCAGAGAGAATATTAGCTGTAATCTGTTCTAGAAATCGAATGCGGCGAACAACTCCATTACCACCCGAATATTTTCCTTTACCACCGCTATCAGGACGAAGACTAAAGCTTTCTAAAAGAACAGGATAACGGGTTTCTAAGACTTCTGGATCGGTCAAGCGGGAGTTCGTCATGTGGGAATGAACACCATCAGTTCCGTCAAAATTAATCCCCGCTCCAGAGCCGCCGCAGATAGTTTCATAATATTGATATTGCTCATTACCAAAAGTAAAATTATTCATCGTTCCTTGAGAAGCAGCCATGACACCCAAAGCACCATATAAAGCATCGACAATGGTTTGAGAAGTTTCTACATTACCTGCTACTACTGCTGCGGGATAGGTTGGGTTGAGCATACAGCCAACCGGGATAATAATTTCTAGAGGATTAAGACACCCAGCATTGAGAGGAATATTATCATCAACTAAAGTACGGAAGACATATAAGACTGCTGCTTGAGTTACAGCTTTAGGAGCATTAAAATTACTATTTAGTTGTAGAGAAGTTCCAGTAAAATCAATGGTAGCACTGCGATTTTCTGGGTAAATCGTTACTTTAACTTGAATTTGCGCTCCATCATCCATTTTATAAGTAAATGAGCCATCCTTGAGAACTGCGATCGCACGTCTAACAGACTCCTCAGCATTAGCTTGCACAAATTTCATATAAGCCTGAACAGTATCAAGCTCATATTGTGAAACCATTTTACGAAGTTCTTGAACTCCTCTTTCATTTGCGGCAATTTGTGCTTTGAAATCAGCTATATTTTGGTCAGGGTTACGAGCCGGATAAGTATGATTTGAGAGGTGCTGTTTTACTGCATTTTCTCGAAAATTTCCCTCTTCAACCAAAAGGAAATTATCAAAGAGAATTCCTTCTTCTTCTACTGTGGTACTGTTGGGAGGCATTGAACCAGGAGCAATTCCACCAATATCGGCTTGGTGTCCACGAGAAGCGACAAAAAAGAGGGGAGTGAAGCATGGATTATTTTCACTACTTTCCAAAAAAACTGGGGTAATTGTAGTGACATCAGGAAGGTGGGTTCCGCCGTTATAGGGGTTATTAGATAGATAGACATTTCCCGGTTTTATTGTGTCGCCTTTATCATTAATTAAACTACGGACACTTTCACTCATTGAGCCTAAATGTACAGGAATATGAGGGGCATTTGCTACTAATAATCCTGATGAGTCAAAAATAGCGCAGGAGAAATCTAGCCTTTCTTTGATATTCACTGATGTGGCTGTATTTTGTAACACAATTCCCATTTGTTCGGCGATAAATTGATAGAGATTTTTGAATATTTCTAAACGGATTGGATCTGGTTGAGATTTTATGTGCATTTTTGATTCCTTTTTCTAAAAAAAAGTGCAAATGTGTAACAAAGATAACTAATATTGATTCTCCTGCAAATACAGATTAAACCTGATAGATTCATCAACCTTTACGCTTTAAAATCAGATGATTACGTTCAGTTAATCTGGCGTTCCAGTTAGGTTCAACTACAATTGTGCCAATTTTTTCAACGATGATCGCAGGGCCATTAATACTATCTTCTGGTTGCAAATCTTCCCGTCGATAAATAGGTGTATCATGCCATTTGTTATGACTAAACATTCTAACTGTCTCAACACATACGGGGGCTTCATCTAGAAAACGGGTACGAGTAATTAATGCTTCTTCGGGGGTATCCATTTTCTGAATTACTTCCACTGAAGCAGATTCGACAATTAAGCTTTTCTCTAATTGAATAAAACCATAGCGAGATTGATGTTCAGTTTCAAACTCTTGTCGCATCATTACCACATTATCGGCAAAATTAACGCTCATGGGAGAGTTAGTTCCCTCATATTTTAAGTTAATTTTTCTGACTATTTCTACTTGACTCAGTGCCTCATCTATTTCACTTCTAGCTTGAGTTTCTAAATATTCCATTAACTGCTGTAACTGAGGTATTAATCCTTGGCTTAAAGGTTGTTCAACTCCTCCTTCTCTAATTGCCCGCACATCCGCTAATCCCATGCCATAAGCAGAGAGAACGCCAGCATAAGGATGTAAAAATATTGTTTTCATTCCCAAGGTATCGGCAATTAAACAAGCAACCTGCCCACCTGCACCGCCAAAACAACAAAGCACATATTGGGTAACATCATAACCCCGTTGCAGACTGATTTTTTTTATTGCATTCGCCATATTTTCCACTGCGATCGCAATAAATCCAGCGGCTACTTCTTCGGGAGTAGAATGATTTAATGTAATGGCTTGAATATCTTGGGCTAATTGTGTAAATTGCTGAATGACAGTATCTTTATCTAAAGGTGAATTTCCATCAATTCCAAAAACTGAGGGAAAATATTGTGGGTGGATTTTACCTAACATCACATTGGCATCAGTAACCGCTAATGGCCCACCACGCCGATAACAAGCAGGCCCAGGATTTGATCCAGCAGATTTAGGCCCAACACGATAACTAGAACCATCAAAAAAGAGAACTGAACCACCGCCAGCAGCAATAGTATTAATTGCTAATACAGGAACTCGCATCCGCGCCCCAGCAATTTCCGAATCTAGTTGTCGTTCATACTCTCCTTTAAAGTGGGCAACATCTGTACTGGTTCCACCCATATCAAAGGTAATAACTAACTCGAAACCTGCTCTTTTACTAGTTTGGACTGCGCCAACAATACCGCCAGCCGGGCCACTTAAAATACTATCTTTACCTTGAAATTGTTCGGCTGCAACTAAACCGCCATCAGATTTCATGAACATTAATTTGACTTCGGGTAACTGACTCGCTACTTGGTTGACGTAGCGCCGCAGAATAGGAGTTAAATAAGCATCGACTACTGTTGTATCTCCTCGGCTAACCAACTTCATTAAGGGACTAACTTGATGGGATACGGATATCTGCGTAAAGCCAATTTCTTGGGCAAGCTGGGCTATTTGTTGTTCATGATTGGGATAGCGATCGCTGTGCATAAAAACAATCGCACCACTCCGAATTCCTGTGTGGTAAACTGCTTGTAAGTCACTTTTGACTTGTTCAATATTTATCGGTATTAATTCATTTCCTTTGGCATCATAGCGTTCATCTATCTCAATCACCTGCTCATAAAGCATGGTTGGTAAAACGATATGGCGAGCAAAGATATTAGGACGATTTTGGTAGCCAATTCGCAGCGCATCTTTAAACCCTTTAGTGATGAGAAGAACGACGCGATCGCCTTTCCTTTCTAATAGCGCATTTGTTGCTACAGTTGTCCCCATTTTTAGCACTTCTATCGCTTCTGTAGGAATGGGTTCGTTGTTCGTAATACCTATGATATCCCGAATACCTTGGATGGCTGCATCTTGGTATTGTTCAGGATTTTCTGAAAGTAGTTTGTAGACTATTATCCATTGATGATTAGACAAAGGGACAATTAAAAAACGTTTAGGATGTTTTGAGAGTCCATCTATAATTGCTTGATTATTAGTAACAGCAACAATATCTGTGAATGTTCCACCACGGTCAGCAAAAACTTTCAACATTACTATGTTTACTCGACACTATAGAGGTAGCATAACAATAGCCAGCAATATTGCTTGAAAGTTTGTTAAAGAAAAATACAGAGTTCAGAATTATCTTCCCAGTCTACAATCTCTAGTACAGCACAGCGTAAATAAACCACCCATTCCCAATCAACAAAACCCTTACGCTGTTTTAATTTTTAATTTTTAATTTCGCTTGGGTGCAGTACAGTTTTGACCTCTCTCCAAACCTCTCTCCTTTTAGGAGAGAGGCTTTGAATCTTACTCCCCTTTCCTTGAAGGAAAGGAGCTGGGGGTTAGGTCTGTATTTCATGCAATTGGGAACCGCTATATCATTAGTACCAAATGACTAATGACTAAATGGGCGGGTTGCTATACCTTCTACCCCTTGAAATGATGGGATTACCGCCGATTTTCGTTGATTATTAACTCCGCAAAGAGGTCACATTCATATCATCATTTAATCTGCGAATCAGACGGGATAATTCACGAATGATATTCACTGCAATTTCGGGAGTTTCTTCGATCGCATCATACAGCTGCTCTTGCGTCAGTTCTAAAAATTCACAAGGTTCCAGAGTCGTTGCGGTGGCGGAACGAGGTTGAGTATCAAATACTGCCATCTCCCCGAAGTATTTTCCCTGTTCCACCTCTGCCAATTGTTTATTCCCAATGTGAACTTTAACCCGACCTGACACGACAATATAGAGCGATCGCCCTTCTTCTCCCTGTCGAAAGATGGTGTAATTAGCTGGAAATGACAATTCGTTCATCACTGAAGTGAGCCGCACAATAAAATCATCCCGCAATTCCTTAAAAATGGGGACTCGCCGGACAAATAATAAACGGTCAACACTGGTTAACATAATTACAAGTTAAAATCCAACATTACTGAACATCTTAAAACTGAAGTTAGAGGGCGATTAGTCATATTAACCGATGTTGAATGCTAGCTGCCAAGAATATCCCAGGCTTTAGCATCTGAAAAGAGTTCTCTTCAATAGGAGCGATGCCTACGGCGGTAAACTACGCTCTTAAACTTCTCAGATACTAACTCAGTATTAGGTATGACGAACTGCTACTCTCTCCTATGCGGTTTAGTTGTCATGTAGAAAGCCCAAAACATATAGTCAATTTGTTAATCACTTTTATTTATCGTTTTAAAAAACAAGAGTATTTGCTCTTATTTGGCTAAAAGCCATAATATTGAGTTCATTAGCTCCCAAGGTACCTTGCTGAGAAAAAAATCACCAATTTGATTAGAGGCATAGTTTAGCGCTATAGGCATCGCCTCCAAAAATCCTACAAGTTGGAAAATTGACTGATTACTAGCGAACCTCGATTGGTTGTCGTTAGGTAAAACAGTCAGAAAATCTCCTGAACTGCATTCACATTGAGAAGCAGAGTAAGACAAACAGCATTGAATTATCGTGAGCAACAATTATGAGTTGGCTAATTAGTACATTAATTATTGGAATCTCTGTCGCCTTTGCAACCACTTTTGACGACAATTTATACTTAACGGCCTTCTTCGGAAAAGTCAATCGCAGCTTTCGTCCTAAGCATATTGTTCTCGGTGAATTTCTGGGATTCACTACCTTAGTATGTGCTAGTCTCCCTGGTTTCTTCGGCGGTCTAATTATTCCTAGCACCTGGATTGGTTTGCTAGGTTTGCTTCCTATTGCCATCGGTATCAGTAATTTCATCAGTCGAGAAGACGAAGAAGAGACAGTGCAAGCTGTGTCAGTTGACTTAACTCCTAGCAAATCTGAACGCCAGAAGAAATCACTATTCGCAACCATCCGCGATCCTCAAACCTACCGCGTTTCGGCTGTCACCATTGCCAATGGAGGAAACAACATTGGAATCTATGTACCGTTGTTTGCTAGCAGCAATCTTCCAAGTTTGGGTGTAATTGTCTGTGTTTGCTATTTCACTGTTGGTACGTGGTGCTTACTCTCTTACAACCTGACTCGTAATCCTCTGATGACACCCGTTTTAACTCGTTATGGTCGGAAAATCTTCCCCTTTGTCTTGATTTACTTGGGACTCTCTATCTTGATTAAAAGTGAAACATATCGACTTTTACCTAGTTTGGCAATGCTTGGCAACTAAGTATGAGGCGATGCGGCGGTAAACTATGCCTCTAGTGGATGCTCCACGCGCAATTCTTGATGGGTGCTATGTCCCTGATATCAGCAAAAAAATTCAGCGATCGCTTCCCATCCAAAAAAATTTATTAATCACTTGAATTTATCAATATGAATAACAATAATATTTGCTCTTATCAATCAAGTTATCTAAAGTGAGAATAAAGCACATTATCGATGGCTCTTATAAAAGCAAGCCCACCAATAGGAATCAGATTATGAAGGAACTAATGATGAATCAATCAAACTCTAAAAAATTAACTCAGTGGCTCGTAAAAGCAGTGTTTCTGGTAGTTGTCGCGGGATTTACTCTGCTTATCCAGCCCAGCGCTAGAGCGCAAACACTAACACCATCCATACCTACGGAATCTGAACTAGCTCCAGTTGAATCACTAATGGAGCCTGTAACAGCACCAGTCATATCTCCGGTTGTATCGCCAATGGAGCCTGTGACAGCACCAGTCCTATCCCCAATAGTCTCTGTAGCAGATAACGTTAGACATTTATTACAAACCAATGAATGTGTCGGCTGTAATCTGACTGGAGCAATGTTAAAGGATGCAAACCTGCAAGCGGCAAACTTAGAAGGTGCTAACTTACAAAATGCAGACTTAGAAAGAGCTAACTTACAGCAAACAAACTTACAAGGGGCTAACTTTCAAGGAGCAGATTTAGGCAAGGTAAACCTTTTGGGAGCAAACTTAGTGGGAGCGAACCTATTTGATGCAGACCTAGAGAAAGCCAACCTCCTGGGAGCTAACCTGCAAACCGCTAACCTACAAAACGCAGACTTGGAAAATACAAATCTGACAAATGCAAACATCCAGGGAGCTAATCTGATGGGCGTTGATTTGGAAGATGCTATCAGACCAGAAGGATTTGCTATTCAGTAATTAAACAGAAGTTGTCCGTACAAATTGAATAAAAGCCCTCAAAAGCCTGATTCAATAATGAATACAGGCTTTATTTTAATATTTAAAGGCTCGCGGCGATCGCTCATGTAGAGACGCGATTTATCGTGTCTTGAGAGCAATACGGTTCAGTTAAGGGCTAATAGTACAAAATTGCGGGTTTTCAAGACGCGATAAATCGCCGTCTCTACAAGTGTTTTGGTCTTATCTGAACTGTATCAGTCATTTAATTCCATCAATTCTTTTGTTTTCAAATCAGTTGCTACAGGTTGAGAACATGCAATCTGAGGAGAGATAGAGCAAATCGCATCTGTGGTTGTTTCAAAACAATTTGATAACCCAATTGTTTTTAACAATCCTGTACGTTCTAGTAATTGTTGGACTTCGGGTTGTAACCCTGTGAGAATTAAGCGGCAATTGTGCCGTTCCAAGTCATGATAAATATCCTCTAAGGCTACTAACCCAGTTGTGTCCATATTTGGCACAAATCGCAATCGGAGAATTAAATACTTTACTTCCGGTTCATCGCGGAGGAAGGTAGCAAATCGTTCAGCAGCACCAAAAAATACGGGGCCATCTACCCGATAAACGGCAATTTCCTTACCTAATTCCAGAGGAGTACCAGGAGGAAATACTTCGGTTTCAGGTATTTTAACTAAGCTTAAATCGCTCATCCGTTTGATGAATAACGCTCCAGCTGCAATCAATCCCACTTCGACAGCGAGAACTAAGTCAAACAAGATTGTCACTAGCCAGGTAAGAATCATCACAGCAAAGTCGGAGTAGGTAGCACGCATCAATAAACCAATGGCTTCCCACTCAATCATCCGCAAGCTAACCACCATCAGAATCCCAGCAAGCGCTGCTAAAGGAATCTGTGCTGCTAGGGGTGCTAAAGTTAAAACGATGATGGCTAAGGCAAGACCGTGAATTACCCCAGATAGTCGGGTTTTACCGCCAGAACGGACATTGACAGCAGTCCGAGCGATCGCACCTGTAGCGGGTATGCCCCCAAAAAATGGCACAATCATATTAGCTAAACCTTGACCAATTAATTCGCGATCGCTATTATGTTTCTCGCTGACAGTCATACCATCAGCTACTACCGCCGATAGCAACGATTCAATACTTCCCAGTGCAGCTAAAGCCAAAGCCGGATTAATTAGTTCCCGAATCACACTAAAATCATTCCAGTGGGGAATACCTTGAGGCATCGGTAAAGATTGAGGAATGGTGCCAATTGTTGGTACATTCAAATGGAAAGAAGATGCGATCGCAGTTGCTAACACCAGCCCTACCAAAGAACCTGGTATTGTCGTATTAATCCTGGGCCACAAAAGATTGGTTGCAATCACCACAACTGCCAAGCCAACAGCCGCCCAGTTTAAAGCTTCTACATGACTTAGACTTTGCCAAAGTCCCGGCAAAAAATGTTCGCTACGTGGTAATTTTAAACCAAAGAAATTATTTAACTGACCACAAAAAATAATCACGGCAATACCATTAGTAAAACCTGCCGTCACCGGATAAGGAATAAACTTTACTAACTGTCCAAGTTTGGCAACCCCCAAGGCAATTTGGATAATTCCAGCCATCACCCCAGCAATCCAAACTTTCTCAAGCCCGTACTTGGCGACAATTCCCACCAAAACCACAGCCATTGCACCTGTTGGCCCTGTAATCTGTACTGAGGAACCACCAAAAATTGCTGCGACAATTCCCGCCACAATCGCGGTGTAAAGTCCCGCTTTTGGTTCTACACCACTGGCTACCGCAAAGGCTAAAGCCAAAGGTAATGCCACCACTGCTGCTGTTAGTCCTCCCGTGAAATCGCCACGCAGTCCACCAAACAAGCGACTCAAGCGCAAAAGCAATGGTTCTTTGAGGATATTAGATGTTGCCATATCGTCATTTTCAACTCTTGTACACAATTTCTTGAAGCACACCCAAATGTTATTCCATATTTTCGGTAGAGTTCATTGGGATTGTCGAGATTGCGTGATGGCGTGTGCGTTTTGTTCAAGTTCGCCTATTTGATAAAAGTGGAGGCTTGCTTGACATACTAGACATGGCGTGTATATAAAAGTTGGCGATCGCTACAGAGTTCTTTAGCAGGCCGACAGATGGTAGATTTGATAGCTCTGGCTTTTTTGTTTTATCCAGGAATTGCTTGTACTAGAATATCTTCATTATCTTCGCTGGCTATGAACTTCACGATAGAGATTGAACAAGAAGAGGATGGACGCTTTCTGGCTGAAGTGATTGATTTTCCTGGTGTACTAGCTTATGGGCAGACAAAAGAAGAAGCAGTTGCTAGAGTTCAAGCATTAGCACTGCGTGTTTTGGCAGATAAGCTCGAATATGAGGAAGTAACGCACAGCAGCTAGCGCCAGTACAGCCCAAAAATTTGATGTTTTTAAACAAATAAGCCTATTTTTAGTATTAACTTTATAATTTATATGAGTACAAATTTGGTAAATACCAATGTTGCAATCCATTGAAGGAGTGTATAGGAACGGTAATATACAACTTTCAGAATTACCATCTGATGTATCAGAAAGCCGTGTCATTGTAACTTTTTTAGAACCCAAACAGGCTCCAATCCAAAAGCAGATAATGCGGTTTGGTATGTTTTCTGGAAATAAACAATCAACAGAAAACGATTTCAAAATTACTGAATTTCATGGAGATACCGAAGACGGCTTAGACTGGTCATAGGTAATTATGAAGTACGTGATTGATACTCATGCTCTTATCTGGTTTATTGAAGGAAATTCGCGATTAGGTGCGAATGCCAATGCTATTCTTTCTAATCCTGATTCCCAGTTAGTTATACCAGCTACAACATTAGCCGAAGCTGTTTGGATTGTTGAGAGAGAAAGAACATCTATCCCTTCTGCCAAGAATTTACTTTCAGTAGTTGAAACTGATCCGCGTGTGGTAATTTATCCACTTGACAAAGATGTAATTAAAATAACTATGAGCTTATCTGCTATTAATGAAATGCACGATAGGCAAATTACTGCGACTGCACTAGTTTTAGCAAGTAAAGGTAATGAAGTACAACTATTAACTTGTGATTCAAATATAACTGCATCAGGACTAGTTTCGATTATTTGGTAATGAGTGCGTAAAATCGTTATGTTTTTAAACGCAGAGTAACGCGGAGCTTTGTCTAATTTATTTTGCTAGGAATTAATGAAATATTGTACTGAGACTTTCCTGAATTAACATTAAAAGCAAAAGTCAAGGCTTAAGTAATTTTTACGAGGACGCAACAGTATTAATTAGTCTAGGCTCTGGGTAATAAGCCTACTCAGATAAATTTATGGGACTTTATGACCAAAATCAATCACCACAGGATGCGCTACGAAAGTTACGCGAAGGAGCAAGCCACTCCAGAGTAGCCCAAGAAATTGCTCAACGAGACTATGCGAAAGCTCAAGCCGAAGCTGATAAATGGGAACAAGAATATC encodes:
- a CDS encoding type II toxin-antitoxin system HicB family antitoxin translates to MVDLIALAFLFYPGIACTRISSLSSLAMNFTIEIEQEEDGRFLAEVIDFPGVLAYGQTKEEAVARVQALALRVLADKLEYEEVTHSS
- a CDS encoding type II toxin-antitoxin system VapC family toxin, encoding MKYVIDTHALIWFIEGNSRLGANANAILSNPDSQLVIPATTLAEAVWIVERERTSIPSAKNLLSVVETDPRVVIYPLDKDVIKITMSLSAINEMHDRQITATALVLASKGNEVQLLTCDSNITASGLVSIIW